ACCTGTAAGGGTAAGACCGGGAATGTACATAGGATCCACAGGAACCAAGGGGCTTCATCATTGTATTTGGGAGATTTTAGACAATGCTATTGATGAAATTTCAAATGGATATGGAGATACAGCAGAAGTTATATTAAATAAAGATAAAAGCGTTACAATTGTAGATAATGGAAGGGGAATTCCTACAGGGATTCATCCTATAAAAAAGAAATCTGGTGTGGAGATGGTTTTTACAGAACTTCATACAGGTGGAAAATTTAATAATTCAATATATAAAACTTCTGGAGGGCTACATGGTGTTGGAGCATCAGTAGTTAATGCTTTATCTGAGTGGACAGAAGTTGAAGTTTACCAAAATGGTAAAATATATAAACAAAGATTTCAATACTCATTAGATAAAAAATTAAATAAAAAAATGCCAGGAACTCCTGTAACAAAACTTAAAATAGTAGGAGATACAGAGGAAACTGGTACTAAAGTAACATTTAAACCTGATAAAGAAGTATTTTCAACTATAGATTTTAAATTTGATGTTATAGATGAAAGATTACAAGAGTTAGCCTTTCAAAATAAAGGTATAACTTTAAAACTTATAGACAATAGAAAAGAAGAGCCAGAAATAAAAGAATATCATTCTGAAAGAGGCCTTTTAGATTTTATAGATTATTTAAATGAAAGTAAAACACCAATACATAATCCAGCAGTATTATTTGAAGGGGAAAAGGAAATAAATAATTTAAAAATGGAAGGAGAAATATGTTTCCAATTTACAGATTCCTCAACAGAAAACATAGCAAGTTATGTAAATAATATTCCAACTACAGAAGCTGGAACACACGAAACTGGATTTAAAACAGGTATGACTAGAGCTTTTAAAGAAGGAGCAAAAAAATTAAGTCTTATAAAAGAAAAAGATAAAGAATTTGATGGAGATGATCTTAGAGAAGGAATTACAGCTATAGTTAGAATAAAAATAAGTAATCCTGTATTTGAAGGTCAAACTAAAACTAAGCTTGGGAATAATGAAGCTTATACTATGATGAATGATTTAGCTTATACTAAATTTTTAGAATGGATAGAAGATAATAAAGAAGTATCCACATTGATTATAAATAACGCTTTAGCTGCTGCAGCTAGAAGAGAAAAAATAAAAAAAATAAATGAAGCAGAAAAGAAAAAAATAGGTAAAGGATTAGCACCATTAGCAGGAAAAATAGCTGTTTGCACTCTAAGAGATTCAAATGTGACAGAGTTTATAGTGGTAGAAGGGGATTCAGCTGGAGGTTCTGCAAAACAAGCAAGAGATAGAAGATTTCAAAGTATAATGCCTTCTAAAGGTAAAATAATGAATACAGAAAAACAAAAAATTGAAAATGTATTAGGCAGTGAAGAGTTAAAAATATTTAATACAGCAATAGGTACAGGTGTGTTAGATAATTATAAAGATGATGACTTAAAATATGATAAAATAATAATATTAAGTGATGCGGATGTAGATGGGTATCATATTAGAACTTTATGGATGACTTATATATATAGATATATGAAATCTTTAGTAGCTAATGGCCATCTTTATATAGCCATGCCACCTTTGTACAAAGTTTATAAGAAAGATAAAAAAGGGGAAAAATCAATTTATTGTTATAATGATGAAGAATTAGAAAAGGCTAAAAAGAAAATTGGAAGAGGATATTTAATTCAAAGATACAAAGGATTAGGAGAAATGAATCCAGAACAATTATGGGAAACGACATTAAATCCTGAAACAAGAACGCTTCAAAAAATCACTATAGACGATGCTGCAAAAGCTGAAAAGATGGTATCTTTGCTTATGGGAGATGTAGTAGAACCTCGAAAAAATTACTTATACAAATATGCAGAATTTTAGATAAAAGGGCTAAATAATATATATTTAGCCTTTGCCATGTAAATAAATATAAAAGCACAGGGAGGACTTTTGGATGGCTAAAAAAATAGTAATACCTAAAGATAACAATATAATATCTTTTCCATTAGAAGAGGCTATGCCAGAGAATTATTTACCTTATGCAGTAGAAGTAGCCAAGGAAAGAGCACTGCCAGATGTCAGAGATGGATTAAAACCAGTACAAAGAAGAATAGTTTATGGTTCATATATGTTAAAAGCCTTTCCAGATAAACCTTACTATAAATCTGCCAGAATAGTAGGTGATATATTAGGTAAATATCACCCTCATGGAGATTCTT
Above is a window of Clostridium sporogenes DNA encoding:
- a CDS encoding type IIA DNA topoisomerase subunit B, which codes for MEERIDNTKDYDVTKLTSLEKLEPVRVRPGMYIGSTGTKGLHHCIWEILDNAIDEISNGYGDTAEVILNKDKSVTIVDNGRGIPTGIHPIKKKSGVEMVFTELHTGGKFNNSIYKTSGGLHGVGASVVNALSEWTEVEVYQNGKIYKQRFQYSLDKKLNKKMPGTPVTKLKIVGDTEETGTKVTFKPDKEVFSTIDFKFDVIDERLQELAFQNKGITLKLIDNRKEEPEIKEYHSERGLLDFIDYLNESKTPIHNPAVLFEGEKEINNLKMEGEICFQFTDSSTENIASYVNNIPTTEAGTHETGFKTGMTRAFKEGAKKLSLIKEKDKEFDGDDLREGITAIVRIKISNPVFEGQTKTKLGNNEAYTMMNDLAYTKFLEWIEDNKEVSTLIINNALAAAARREKIKKINEAEKKKIGKGLAPLAGKIAVCTLRDSNVTEFIVVEGDSAGGSAKQARDRRFQSIMPSKGKIMNTEKQKIENVLGSEELKIFNTAIGTGVLDNYKDDDLKYDKIIILSDADVDGYHIRTLWMTYIYRYMKSLVANGHLYIAMPPLYKVYKKDKKGEKSIYCYNDEELEKAKKKIGRGYLIQRYKGLGEMNPEQLWETTLNPETRTLQKITIDDAAKAEKMVSLLMGDVVEPRKNYLYKYAEF